From one Micromonospora siamensis genomic stretch:
- a CDS encoding amidase → MAVRDIMPTWVGATAKQIARGVRRGDVSATQVVADHLEHISRADADLAAFRTVRGGEAITEAEKVDEQEDLANLPLAGVPVAVKENTAVAGLPTWNGSAACRTPVAEADHEVVRRLRGAGAVILGSTRMPELGLWAATDDPSAVTRNPWDLTRTPGGSSGGAAAAVAAGLVPMAHGNDGLGSIRIPAACCGLVGLKPGRGVIPCQLGAEDWFGLTEHGVLTGTVADAAVGFQVLAGRRVEKLVPPPRLRVGVSLRSPVRGVHPDQPNRDAVTAAGRLLAAAGHDTVPADPVYSTSLGLQGMATWFAAAAADVRAAGLDTSTLQRRSRRHVALGEWAQRRGYVKEADRAAWRERAIGFFADHSVDLLLTPALAAAPPEAVAWSDRSWRANMAVNVRYAPYAAPWNVAGLPAIVVPVGRRPDGLPVAAQLVGPPGSELLLLGVAGQFEMQAPWQRHAPGYPRAGTGSPATA, encoded by the coding sequence GTGGCCGTGCGGGACATCATGCCGACCTGGGTGGGCGCCACCGCCAAGCAGATCGCCCGGGGCGTACGGCGGGGTGACGTCTCGGCCACCCAGGTCGTGGCCGACCACCTGGAACACATCTCCCGGGCCGACGCCGACCTCGCCGCGTTCCGTACGGTCCGCGGCGGGGAGGCGATCACCGAGGCGGAGAAGGTCGACGAGCAGGAGGACCTGGCGAACCTCCCGCTGGCCGGGGTGCCGGTCGCGGTCAAGGAGAACACCGCCGTGGCCGGGCTGCCCACCTGGAACGGGTCGGCGGCCTGTCGTACCCCGGTGGCGGAGGCCGACCACGAGGTGGTCCGGCGGCTGCGCGGCGCCGGCGCGGTGATCCTCGGTTCCACCCGGATGCCGGAACTGGGACTGTGGGCGGCCACCGACGACCCGTCGGCGGTCACCCGCAACCCGTGGGACCTCACCCGTACCCCCGGCGGCTCCTCCGGTGGCGCGGCCGCCGCGGTGGCCGCCGGCCTGGTGCCGATGGCGCACGGCAACGACGGCCTCGGCTCGATCCGCATCCCGGCCGCCTGCTGCGGCCTGGTCGGCCTCAAGCCCGGCCGGGGCGTCATCCCCTGCCAGCTCGGCGCCGAGGACTGGTTCGGCCTCACCGAACACGGCGTGCTGACCGGTACGGTCGCCGACGCGGCGGTCGGCTTCCAGGTGCTCGCCGGCCGGCGGGTCGAGAAGCTGGTCCCGCCGCCGCGGCTGCGGGTCGGGGTGTCGCTCCGCTCGCCGGTCCGCGGAGTGCATCCGGACCAGCCCAACCGGGACGCGGTCACCGCCGCCGGCCGACTGCTCGCCGCCGCCGGCCACGACACCGTGCCCGCCGACCCGGTCTATTCCACCTCGCTCGGCCTCCAGGGCATGGCGACCTGGTTCGCCGCTGCCGCCGCCGACGTCCGGGCCGCCGGCCTGGACACCAGCACCCTCCAACGGCGCAGCCGCCGGCACGTCGCGCTGGGGGAGTGGGCGCAGCGGCGCGGGTACGTCAAGGAGGCCGACCGGGCCGCCTGGCGCGAGCGCGCGATCGGTTTCTTCGCCGACCACTCGGTGGACCTGCTGCTCACCCCGGCGCTGGCCGCCGCCCCGCCCGAGGCGGTCGCCTGGTCCGACCGGTCGTGGCGGGCCAACATGGCGGTCAACGTCCGGTACGCGCCGTACGCGGCACCCTGGAACGTGGCCGGCCTGCCGGCGATCGTGGTGCCGGTCGGCCGCCGTCCCGACGGTCTGCCGGTGGCCGCCCAGCTCGTCGGGCCGCCCGGCTCGGAGCTGCTGCTGCTCGGGGTCGCCGGCCAGTTCGAGATGCAGGCCCCCTGGCAGCGGCACGCCCCCGGCTATCCGCGGGCCGGCACCGGCTCGCCCGCCACCGCCTGA
- the ilvA gene encoding threonine ammonia-lyase, with protein sequence MTELVGLADVRAARELLAGVTRTTPLEPSRPLSAALGGPVWLKCENVQRAGSYKVRGAYVRISRLSADERARGVVAASAGNHAQGVALAAGLVGTHATVFMPVNAPLPKVAATKGYGAQVELVGATVDEALVAAQTFAERTGAVLIHPFDHPDVIAGQGTVALEILEQCPEVKTIVTGVGGGGLISGMAVAAKTLRPDVRVIGVQAASAAAFPPSLVAGEPVRLPAFSTIADGIAVGRPGDITFTHVRKLVDEIVTVSEEDISRALLMLLERGKQVVEPAGAVGVAALLAGLVAVETPVVAVLSGGNIDPLLMLRVIEHGLAAAGRYLRVTVRCTDRPGQLASLLAEIAEHRANVVDVEHQRANPHLRLGEVEVALSVETRGVEHSDTLISALRASGYQVFAAEA encoded by the coding sequence ATGACGGAACTGGTCGGTCTCGCCGACGTACGCGCCGCGCGGGAACTGCTCGCCGGCGTCACCCGGACCACCCCGCTGGAGCCCTCCCGCCCGTTGAGCGCCGCGCTCGGCGGGCCGGTCTGGCTCAAGTGCGAGAACGTGCAGCGCGCCGGGTCGTACAAGGTGCGCGGCGCGTACGTCCGGATCTCCCGGCTCTCCGCCGACGAGCGGGCCCGCGGCGTGGTGGCGGCGAGCGCCGGCAACCACGCCCAGGGGGTCGCGCTGGCCGCCGGGCTGGTCGGCACCCACGCCACGGTCTTCATGCCGGTCAACGCGCCGCTGCCGAAGGTCGCCGCCACCAAGGGGTACGGCGCGCAGGTGGAACTGGTCGGTGCCACCGTCGACGAGGCGCTGGTGGCCGCGCAGACCTTCGCCGAGCGGACCGGGGCGGTGCTGATCCACCCGTTCGACCACCCGGACGTGATCGCCGGGCAGGGCACCGTGGCGCTGGAGATCCTGGAGCAGTGCCCGGAGGTGAAGACCATCGTCACCGGGGTCGGCGGCGGTGGCCTGATCTCCGGGATGGCGGTGGCGGCGAAGACGCTGCGCCCCGACGTACGCGTGATCGGGGTGCAGGCGGCCAGCGCAGCGGCCTTCCCGCCCTCGCTGGTCGCCGGCGAGCCGGTGCGGCTGCCGGCGTTCTCGACGATCGCCGACGGCATCGCGGTCGGCCGTCCGGGCGACATCACCTTCACCCACGTCCGCAAGCTGGTCGACGAGATCGTCACGGTCTCCGAGGAGGACATCTCCCGGGCGCTGCTGATGCTGCTGGAGCGGGGCAAGCAGGTGGTGGAGCCGGCCGGCGCGGTCGGGGTGGCCGCCCTGCTGGCCGGTCTCGTGGCCGTCGAGACGCCGGTGGTGGCGGTCCTCTCCGGCGGCAACATCGATCCGCTGCTCATGCTCCGGGTGATCGAACACGGTCTCGCGGCGGCCGGTCGCTACCTGCGGGTCACCGTGCGCTGCACCGACCGGCCGGGTCAGCTCGCCTCGCTGCTCGCCGAGATCGCCGAGCACCGGGCCAACGTGGTCGACGTCGAGCACCAGCGCGCGAACCCGCACCTGCGGCTGGGCGAGGTGGAAGTGGCGCTGTCGGTGGAGACCCGGGGCGTCGAGCACTCCGACACGCTCATCAGCGCGCTGCGGGCCAGCGGCTACCAGGTCTTCGCCGCCGAGGCCTGA
- the greA gene encoding transcription elongation factor GreA → MPTNDNGAPATWLSQDAYDRLQAELDELIANRPVIAAEINARREEGDLRENGGYHAAREEQGKAEGRILYLKELLRTAQVGEAPTADAVAPGMVVTIYFDDDTEDTETFLLGSREISSTTELTVYSPESALGKAILGGRPGQTCTYTAPSGADIKVTVVKFEPFAG, encoded by the coding sequence GTGCCCACCAATGACAACGGAGCGCCCGCCACCTGGCTGTCCCAGGACGCGTACGACCGCCTCCAGGCCGAGCTCGACGAGCTGATCGCCAACCGGCCGGTCATCGCCGCCGAGATCAACGCCCGGCGCGAGGAGGGCGACCTGCGCGAGAACGGCGGCTACCACGCCGCCCGCGAGGAGCAGGGCAAGGCCGAGGGCCGGATCCTCTACCTCAAGGAACTGCTCCGCACCGCGCAGGTGGGCGAGGCCCCGACCGCCGACGCGGTCGCACCGGGCATGGTCGTCACCATCTACTTCGACGACGACACCGAGGACACCGAGACGTTCCTGCTCGGCTCCCGGGAGATCTCGTCCACCACCGAGCTGACCGTCTACAGCCCCGAGTCCGCGCTCGGCAAGGCGATCCTGGGTGGCCGGCCGGGCCAGACCTGCACCTACACGGCGCCCAGCGGCGCCGACATCAAGGTGACCGTGGTCAAGTTCGAGCCCTTCGCCGGCTGA
- a CDS encoding DUF4307 domain-containing protein, which yields MTETHATVPPEAPVFPPGRYGRRREAGRRPLTGRLVAAALIGVLVLAAWQLYEKYGDPKYDPQLITYTDITDNQVQVVFRVAVPPGGSATCLLRARDHDGAEVGHDEVTVTAPRRQTHVTVQHRVATTARPFIGEVLRCRPA from the coding sequence GTGACCGAGACGCACGCCACAGTTCCCCCGGAGGCGCCGGTTTTCCCGCCCGGGCGCTACGGCCGCCGGCGGGAAGCCGGCCGCCGCCCGCTGACCGGACGCCTGGTGGCCGCAGCCCTCATCGGGGTGCTGGTGCTCGCCGCGTGGCAGCTGTACGAGAAGTACGGCGATCCCAAGTACGACCCCCAGCTGATCACCTACACCGACATCACGGACAACCAGGTGCAGGTGGTGTTCCGGGTGGCGGTGCCTCCCGGCGGCTCGGCCACCTGCCTGCTGCGTGCCCGCGACCACGACGGGGCCGAGGTGGGCCACGACGAGGTCACCGTGACCGCCCCGCGCCGCCAGACCCACGTCACCGTCCAGCACCGGGTGGCCACCACCGCCCGGCCGTTCATCGGAGAGGTGCTGCGCTGCCGGCCGGCCTGA
- the mca gene encoding mycothiol conjugate amidase Mca: MAEQLRLMAVHAHPDDESSKGAATMAKYVAEGVDVLVVTCTGGERGSVLNPKMDRPDVWANIAEIRRAEMDAARAILGVEQAWLGFVDSGLPEGDPLPPLPEGCFALQDVETAAGPLVRLMRQFRPHVVTTYDEEGGYPHPDHIMTHKISVAAFEAAGDPERFPELGEPWQPLKLYYDIGFSKGKIMALHEGMLAAGLESPYDDWIKRWEDRPDKGPRITTRVECADYFPVRDDALRAHATQIDPDGFWFHVPMEMQRRAWPTEDFQLARSVVDSPLPESDLFAGVRETAHAG; encoded by the coding sequence GTGGCAGAGCAACTGCGTCTCATGGCCGTGCACGCCCATCCCGACGACGAGTCGAGCAAGGGGGCGGCGACCATGGCGAAATACGTCGCCGAGGGCGTGGACGTCCTGGTCGTGACATGCACCGGCGGTGAGCGGGGCAGCGTGCTCAACCCCAAGATGGACCGGCCGGACGTCTGGGCCAACATCGCCGAGATCCGCCGGGCCGAGATGGACGCCGCGCGTGCCATCCTCGGTGTCGAGCAGGCGTGGCTGGGCTTCGTGGACTCCGGCCTCCCCGAGGGTGACCCGTTGCCGCCGCTGCCCGAGGGCTGCTTCGCCCTCCAGGACGTCGAGACGGCGGCCGGTCCGCTGGTCCGGCTGATGCGCCAGTTCCGGCCGCACGTGGTCACCACGTACGACGAGGAGGGCGGCTACCCGCACCCGGACCACATCATGACCCACAAGATCAGCGTGGCGGCCTTCGAGGCGGCCGGCGACCCGGAGCGCTTCCCGGAGCTCGGAGAGCCGTGGCAGCCGCTGAAGCTCTACTACGACATCGGCTTCTCCAAGGGCAAGATCATGGCCCTGCACGAGGGGATGCTCGCCGCCGGCCTCGAGTCGCCGTACGACGACTGGATCAAGCGCTGGGAGGACCGCCCCGACAAGGGCCCACGGATCACCACCCGGGTCGAGTGCGCGGACTACTTCCCCGTCCGGGACGACGCGCTGCGTGCCCACGCCACCCAGATCGACCCGGACGGCTTCTGGTTCCACGTGCCGATGGAGATGCAGCGTCGGGCCTGGCCCACCGAGGACTTCCAGCTCGCCCGTTCGGTGGTGGACAGCCCGCTGCCCGAGTCGGACCTCTTCGCCGGGGTGCGGGAGACGGCCCACGCCGGCTGA
- a CDS encoding thioredoxin domain-containing protein: MNRLADATSPYLLQHADNPVDWWPWCAEAFAEAKRRDVPVLISVGYAACHWCHVMAHESFENEQVGALMNENFVSIKVDREERPDVDAVYMTATQAMTGQGGWPMTVFATPDGTPFFCGTYFPRANFVRLLESVAAAWRDQRDAVLKQGAAVVEAIGGAQAVGGPTAPLTVELLDAAADQLAKEYDERNGGFGGAPKFPPHMNLLFLLRHHQRTGSARSLEIVRHTCEAMARGGIYDQLAGGFARYSVDGHWTVPHFEKMLYDNALLLRVYTQLWRLTGDRLARRVARDVARFLADELHRPQDGFASALDADTDGVEGLTYSWTPAQLVEALGGEDGRWAADLFEVTEAGTFEHGTSVLRLARDVDDADPAVRARWQEVVGRLLVARDTRPQPARDDKVVAAWNGLAITALAEFLQVAALYGDPEAEDANLMDGVTIVADGTMRDAAEHLARVHLVDGRLRRASRHGQVGEPAGVLEDYGCVAEAFCALHQLTGEGRWLELAGQLLETALARFAAPDGGFYDTADDAERLVARPADPTDNATPSGRSAIVAALVAYAALTGQTRYREAAERALSTVAPLVGRHARFTGYAATVGEALLSGPYEIAVVTDAPADDPLVAAARRYAPPGAVVVAGAPDQPGVPLLADRPLVDGRPTAYVCRGFVCQRPVTSVDDLVAQLS, translated from the coding sequence GTGAACCGACTCGCCGACGCCACCTCGCCGTACCTCCTCCAGCACGCGGACAACCCGGTCGACTGGTGGCCGTGGTGCGCGGAGGCCTTCGCGGAGGCGAAGCGCCGGGACGTGCCGGTGCTGATCTCGGTCGGCTACGCCGCCTGCCACTGGTGTCATGTGATGGCCCACGAGTCGTTCGAGAACGAGCAGGTCGGCGCGCTCATGAACGAGAACTTCGTGTCGATCAAGGTGGACCGGGAGGAGCGCCCCGACGTCGACGCGGTCTACATGACGGCGACGCAGGCGATGACCGGGCAGGGGGGCTGGCCGATGACCGTCTTCGCCACCCCGGACGGCACGCCGTTCTTCTGCGGCACGTACTTCCCCCGGGCGAACTTCGTCCGGTTGCTGGAGTCGGTCGCCGCCGCCTGGCGCGACCAGCGGGACGCGGTGCTCAAGCAGGGCGCCGCGGTGGTCGAGGCGATCGGCGGCGCCCAGGCCGTCGGCGGCCCCACCGCCCCGCTCACCGTCGAACTGCTCGACGCCGCCGCCGACCAGCTCGCCAAGGAGTACGACGAGCGCAACGGCGGGTTCGGTGGCGCGCCGAAGTTCCCGCCGCACATGAACCTGCTCTTCCTGCTGCGCCACCACCAGCGCACCGGCTCGGCGCGCAGCCTGGAGATCGTCCGGCACACCTGCGAGGCGATGGCCCGCGGTGGCATCTACGACCAGCTGGCCGGTGGCTTCGCCCGGTACTCGGTGGACGGGCACTGGACGGTGCCGCACTTCGAGAAGATGCTCTACGACAACGCCCTGCTGCTGCGGGTCTACACCCAGCTGTGGCGGCTGACCGGCGACCGGCTGGCGCGCCGGGTGGCCCGGGACGTCGCCCGGTTCCTCGCCGACGAGCTGCACCGGCCGCAGGACGGCTTCGCCTCCGCGCTGGACGCCGACACCGACGGCGTCGAGGGGCTGACCTACTCGTGGACCCCGGCGCAGCTGGTCGAGGCGCTGGGCGGGGAGGACGGCCGCTGGGCCGCCGACCTGTTCGAGGTGACCGAGGCGGGAACCTTTGAACACGGCACCAGCGTGCTGCGGCTGGCGCGGGACGTCGACGACGCCGACCCGGCCGTACGGGCGCGGTGGCAGGAGGTCGTCGGGCGGTTGCTGGTGGCCCGGGACACCCGCCCCCAGCCGGCCCGCGACGACAAGGTGGTGGCCGCCTGGAACGGCCTGGCGATCACCGCCCTCGCCGAGTTCCTCCAGGTCGCCGCGCTCTACGGGGACCCGGAGGCGGAGGACGCCAACCTGATGGACGGCGTCACGATCGTCGCCGACGGCACCATGCGGGACGCCGCCGAACACCTGGCCCGGGTGCACCTGGTCGACGGCCGCCTGCGCCGCGCCTCCCGGCACGGGCAGGTGGGCGAGCCGGCCGGCGTGCTGGAGGACTACGGGTGCGTGGCCGAGGCGTTCTGCGCCCTGCACCAGCTCACCGGTGAGGGGCGCTGGCTGGAGCTGGCCGGGCAGCTGCTGGAGACCGCGCTGGCCCGGTTCGCCGCCCCGGACGGCGGCTTCTACGACACCGCCGACGACGCCGAGCGGCTGGTGGCCCGCCCCGCCGACCCGACCGACAACGCCACCCCGTCCGGGCGCTCGGCGATCGTGGCGGCGCTGGTGGCGTACGCGGCGCTGACCGGCCAGACCCGCTACCGGGAGGCGGCCGAGCGGGCGCTGTCGACCGTCGCGCCCCTGGTCGGGCGGCACGCCCGGTTCACCGGGTACGCGGCGACGGTGGGCGAGGCGCTGCTCTCCGGCCCGTACGAGATCGCGGTGGTCACCGACGCCCCGGCCGACGACCCGCTGGTCGCCGCGGCCCGCCGGTACGCCCCGCCCGGCGCGGTGGTGGTGGCGGGCGCCCCGGACCAGCCCGGCGTGCCGCTGCTGGCCGACCGGCCGCTGGTCGACGGGCGGCCCACCGCGTACGTCTGCCGGGGTTTCGTCTGCCAGCGGCCGGTGACCTCGGTCGACGACCTGGTCGCCCAGCTCTCCTGA